One Monomorium pharaonis isolate MP-MQ-018 chromosome 4, ASM1337386v2, whole genome shotgun sequence DNA segment encodes these proteins:
- the LOC105831522 gene encoding cyclin-H isoform X1, with the protein MFPCSSQKKYWIFSDESDLTALREKTNADFIVRHGANMTSEESEKHFLSHLEERTLLRFYELQLRDFCRRFNPPMPRATVATALHYFKRFYLRNSVMDYHPKEILVTCVYLACKVEEFNVSISQFVANIKGDREKASDIILNNELLLMQQLNYNLTVHNPFRPVEGLMIDIKTRYTSLENPEKLRQHIDEFLERVFLTDSVLLYAPSQIALAATLHAASRASANLDNYVTDILFSREQLGGIIEAVRKIRSMAKCVEPPSRETVKALEKKLDKCRNQENNPDSEILKNCRYKQRMQEMLDEEDLQDNEKYAKIIQDQAAHDDKVLGVSKILSPSAL; encoded by the exons ATGTTTCCATGTAGCTCGCAAAAGAAATACTGGATATTTAGTGATGAAAGCGATTTGACTGCATTGAGGGAGAAAACCAACGCTGATTTTATCGTAAGACATGGTGCTAATATGACG TCAGAAGAAAGCGAGAAACATTTTCTCTCGCATTTGGAGGAGCGTACATTGCTCCGTTTCTATGAATTGCAATTGAGAGATTTTTGTCGTCGATTTAATCCACCAATGCCTCGTGCTACCGTAGCCACTGCCTTGCATTATTTCAAAAGGTTTTACCTTAGGAACAGTGTAATGGATTATCATCCAAAGGAGATTTTGGTCACTTGCGTTTACCTAGCGTGTAAG gTTGAAGAATTCAATGTTTCCATATCTCAGTTTGTAGCAAATATCAAGGGAGATAGGGAAAAGGCATCtgatataattcttaataatgaATTACTTCTAATGCAACAGTTGAATTACAATCTTACTGTTCATAATCCATTTAGACCTGTGGAAGGATTGATGATTGATATAAAg ACAAGGTACACATCTTTAGAAAATCCTGAAAAATTACGGCAACACATAGATGAGTTTTTAGAAAGGGTTTTTCTGACAGACAGCGTTCTTCTTTACGCTCCAAGCCAAATTGCATTGGCTGCAACCTTGCATGCAGCATCTAGAGCCTCTGCAAACCTAGACAATTATGTTACTGATATACTCTTCTCGAGAGAACAATTGGGTGGGATTATAGAAGCTGTACGAA AAATACGTTCAATGGCTAAATGTGTGGAACCACCATCTCGAGAAACGGTAAAAGCTTTAGAAAAGAAACTAGACAAATGCAgaaatcaagaaaataatCCTGACAGTGAAAt tttgaaaaattgtaGATATAAACAGAGAATGCAGGAAATGCTGGATGAAGAGGATTTACaagataatgaaaaatatgcaaaaattattcagGATCAGGCGGCTCACGATGACAAAGTTTTGGGtgttagtaaaattttgtctCCCTCTGCTctgtga
- the LOC105831522 gene encoding cyclin-H isoform X2 translates to MFPCSSQKKYWIFSDESDLTALREKTNADFIVRHGANMTSEESEKHFLSHLEERTLLRFYELQLRDFCRRFNPPMPRATVATALHYFKRFYLRNSVMDYHPKEILVTCVYLACKVEEFNVSISQFVANIKGDREKASDIILNNELLLMQQLNYNLTVHNPFRPVEGLMIDIKTRYTSLENPEKLRQHIDEFLERVFLTDSVLLYAPSQIALAATLHAASRASANLDNYVTDILFSREQLGGIIEAVRKIRSMAKCVEPPSRETVKALEKKLDKCRNQENNPDSEIYKQRMQEMLDEEDLQDNEKYAKIIQDQAAHDDKVLGVSKILSPSAL, encoded by the exons ATGTTTCCATGTAGCTCGCAAAAGAAATACTGGATATTTAGTGATGAAAGCGATTTGACTGCATTGAGGGAGAAAACCAACGCTGATTTTATCGTAAGACATGGTGCTAATATGACG TCAGAAGAAAGCGAGAAACATTTTCTCTCGCATTTGGAGGAGCGTACATTGCTCCGTTTCTATGAATTGCAATTGAGAGATTTTTGTCGTCGATTTAATCCACCAATGCCTCGTGCTACCGTAGCCACTGCCTTGCATTATTTCAAAAGGTTTTACCTTAGGAACAGTGTAATGGATTATCATCCAAAGGAGATTTTGGTCACTTGCGTTTACCTAGCGTGTAAG gTTGAAGAATTCAATGTTTCCATATCTCAGTTTGTAGCAAATATCAAGGGAGATAGGGAAAAGGCATCtgatataattcttaataatgaATTACTTCTAATGCAACAGTTGAATTACAATCTTACTGTTCATAATCCATTTAGACCTGTGGAAGGATTGATGATTGATATAAAg ACAAGGTACACATCTTTAGAAAATCCTGAAAAATTACGGCAACACATAGATGAGTTTTTAGAAAGGGTTTTTCTGACAGACAGCGTTCTTCTTTACGCTCCAAGCCAAATTGCATTGGCTGCAACCTTGCATGCAGCATCTAGAGCCTCTGCAAACCTAGACAATTATGTTACTGATATACTCTTCTCGAGAGAACAATTGGGTGGGATTATAGAAGCTGTACGAA AAATACGTTCAATGGCTAAATGTGTGGAACCACCATCTCGAGAAACGGTAAAAGCTTTAGAAAAGAAACTAGACAAATGCAgaaatcaagaaaataatCCTGACAGTGAAAt ATATAAACAGAGAATGCAGGAAATGCTGGATGAAGAGGATTTACaagataatgaaaaatatgcaaaaattattcagGATCAGGCGGCTCACGATGACAAAGTTTTGGGtgttagtaaaattttgtctCCCTCTGCTctgtga